A genomic window from Silene latifolia isolate original U9 population chromosome Y, ASM4854445v1, whole genome shotgun sequence includes:
- the LOC141631368 gene encoding uncharacterized protein LOC141631368: protein MVGLFGLLETKVKPLSLNSVRKNVCDGWSVSTNSSYHPGGRVWVLWNPSLFYVHFVHYSAQSVHMLVTEISSTFKFFCTMVYAYNDTTDRKSLWQDLCSFADSIHDPWILCGDFNCVLKPSERLGGSSSDEEMKDFNDCLDYCQMMDSPAVGSYYTWNNKQDPQTRVYSRLDRVLINHLWTQYRPNAYAHFYNEGTFDHTPCIIQEPDTSMKGKRSFKYFNMWSQVPDFKPCISHHWNHPWQGTKMFKVVMKLKSLKRPLKELNKALFDDIENSAVHAWKILDNIQDQLRSAPGDPALLIKEKEVFGVYRSCRVSSVLPSIISKNQGGFVKGRSIAENILICQDIVRLYNRKTVSPRCLMKIDLKKAYDFVHWEFVKQMLIALNFPTKFIHLVMLCVSTASYSLVLNGENFGYFKGAKGLRQGDPISPLLFTITMEYLSRILAHVTDTMPFKFHPLCSQLKLSHLMFADDLLLFSKGDTTSIMILLRAFATFSVATGLQMNSLKSNIYFNGVASRVKSDILQISGFSEGALPFKYLGVPISARRLTVKNCNCLIEKITERIHGYAAKTLSYAGRLTLVNSVLTTLYTYWTSIFILPKGVLRRIDALCRNYLWDGSTEYVRSPLVSWEKVCVPKDEGGLGIRHSIAWNLASICKLSWWIYSNQDSLWVRWVHHIYMKDVPWSLYQPKSDVSWAWKTICKVKDNFSLWFFLYWSVVAKTFWLHS from the exons ATGGTGGGTTtgtttggtctccttgagacaaaggtaaaGCCTTTGTCTCTAAATTCTGTTAGGAAAAATGTTTGTGATGGGTGGTCTGTTTCCACTAACTCTTCTTATCACCCTGGAGGCAGAGTATGGGTGCTTTGGAATCCCTCTCTTTTCTATGTGCATTTTGTTCATTACAGTGCCCAGTCTGTCCATATGCTGGTTACTGAAATTAGTTCCACTTTCAAGTTTTTTTGCACCATGGTTTATGCATATAATGATACTACTGACAGAAAGAGTTTATGGCAAGATCTTTGCTCTTTTGCTGATTCTATTCATGATCCTTGGATTCTGTGTGGAGACTTCAATTGTGTCCTCAAACCCTCTGAGAGACTTGGTGGGTCTTCATCTGATGAAGAGATGAAAGACTTTAATGACTGTTTAGATTATTGTCAGATGATGGATAGTCCTGCTGTTGGTTCTTACTATACTTGGAACAACAAACAGGACCCCCAGACTAGAGTTTATTCCAGATTAGACAGAGTTCTCATTAATCACCTCTGGACTCAGTATAGACCCAATGCTTATGCTCATTTTTACAATGAAGGTACTTTTGATCACACTCCTTGTATAATTCAAGAACCTGATACCTCTATGAAGGGGAAAAGGAGCTTTAAGTACTTCAACATGTGGAGCCAAGTTCCTGATTTTAAACCTTGCATTAGTCATCATTGGAATCACCCTTGGCAAGGGACTAAAATGTTTAAGGTTGTTATGAAGTTGAAAAGCCTTAAGAGACCTCTGAAAGAGTTAAACAAAGCCTTATTTGATGATATTGAGAATAGTGCAGTTCATGCCTGGAAGATTTTAGATAATATTCAAGATCAATTGAGATCTGCACCTGGTGACCCTGCTCTCTTAATTAAGGAAAAAGAAGTCTTTGGTGTTTACAGGAGTTGCAG AGTCTCCTCTGTCTTGCCTTCTATTATTAGTAAGAATCAAGGGGGGTTTGTTAAGGGGAGGAGTATTGCTGAAAATATTCTCATTTGTCAGGACATTGTTAGGCTCTATAATAGGAAGACTGTTTCCCCTAGATGTCTGATGAAAATTGACCTCAAAAAAGCCTATGACTTTGTGCACTGGGAATTTGTGAAACAAATGCTTATTGCCCTCAATTTCCCTACCAAATTTATTCATCTGGTTATGCTTTGTGTCAGCACTGCTTCCTACTCTTTGGTGCTTAATGGAGAGAACTTTGGGTATTTTAAGGGGGCAAAAGGCCTGAGGCAAGGAGATCCTATCTCCCCCCTCCTTTTTACCATTACCATGGAATACCTAAGTAGGATTTTAGCTCATGTTACTGATACTATGCCTTTCAAATTTCACCCCTTGTGTAGTCAACTCAAATTATCCCACctcatgtttgctgatgaccttCTTCTTTTCTCTAAGGGGGATACTACTTCTATTATGATTCTTCTGAGAGCTTTTGCAACATTCTCTGTAGCCACTGGTCTTCAGATGAACTCTCTGAAGTCTAACATATATTTTAATGGAGTTGCTTCTAGGGTCAAATCTGATATTTTGCAGATCTCTGGTTTCTCTGAAGGGGCCTTGCCATTTAAGTATTTGGGGGTGCCTATTTCTGCTAGGAGGCTCACTGTTAAGAACTGCAATTGTCTTATTGAGAAGATTACTGAACGTATTCATGGTTATGCTGCCAAAACATTATCCTATGCTGGTAGATTAACCTTGGTGAACTCTGTACTTACCACTCTCTATACCTACTGGACTTCTATTTTTATCCTGCCAAAGGGAGTGTTAAGGAGAATTGATGCTCTTTGCAGAAATTATCTTTGGGATGGCTCAACTGAGTATGTTAGATCCCCTCTTGTTAGTTGGGAAAAAGTGTGTGTACCAAAAGATGAAGGTGGACTTGGTATTAGGCATAGCATTGCCTGGAATCTTGCTTCAATTTGTAAACTCTCCTGGTGGATCTATTCTAATCAGGATAGTTTGTGGGTGCGATGGGTACACCACATCTATATGAAAGATGTTCCTTGGTCTCTTTATCAACCTAAATCTGATGTTTCTTGGGCCTGGAAAACAATTTGTAAAGTCAAAGACAATTTCTCTCTTTGGTTTTTCCTCTACTGGTCTGTGGTTGCCAAGACCTTCTGGTTACACAGTTAG